One Pseudomonas sp. B21_DOA genomic window, TCGGAAGATTCCTGCTCTCATGCCGGTAGCCATTGGTCGTGGCGGCCTGATAAGCTCGCGGCTTTACTCGATTGCCCATTCGGCGCATGAACAAGGAAATAGCATGAAACAGCATCGGTTGGCGGCGGCGGTAGCCCTGGTTAGCCTGGTACTCGCGGGTTGTGACTCGCAGACCAGCGTAGAGCTGAAAACCCCGGCGCAAAAAGCTTCCTACGGCATCGGCCTGAACATGGGCAAAAGCCTTGCCCAGGAAGGCATGGATGATCTGGACTCCAAAGCGGTAGCCCAGGGCATCGAAGATGCCGTTGGCAAGAAAGAACAGAAGCTGAAAGATGAAGAGCTGGTCGAAGCCTTCGCCTCGCTGCAAAAGCGTGCTGAAGAGCGCATGGCCAAGATGAGCGAAGAGTCGGCAGCCGCCGGCAAGAAATTCCTCGAAGAGAATGGCAAGAAAGCCGGTGTAACCACCACCGCTTCGGGCCTGCAGTACGAAGTAGTGAAGAAAGCCGATGGCCCACAGCCTAAGCCGACCGACGTCGTCACTGTTCACTACACCGGCAAGCTGACCAACGGCACCGTATTCGACAGCTCCGTCGAGCGCGGCAGCCCGATCGATTTGCCAGTCAGTGGCGTGATCCCGGGTTGGGTTGAAGGTCTGCAACTGATGCACGTTGGCGAGAAGTACAAACTGTACATCCCTAGCGATCTGGCTTACGGCGCACAGTCGCCAAGCCCGGCAATCCCGGCCAACTCGGTTCTGGTTTTCGACCTGGAACTGCTGGCCATCAAGGATCCAGCCAAAGAAGACGCCGCTGCCAAGTAACACGCAACGGCTCGAAAACAACGCCTCGCTTATGCGGGGCGTTGTTGCATCTGCAGGTCAGGGAAGGTAAACAGAGCGAACTGACGCCGTTCAACACAGTCATAGCTTTGAGGCTGCCCGCACTAGACGCCCTGAGCCGCCAAGTCAATGAAATATTGGGCTTTTTATGTGAGTAAAAAACGCCCGATCTAAGCGCAGCCCTTATGAAACGGGGCTCTCAGCGTTGAAAAGCAGCTCTGTTCACAAGGTTATCCACAATTTGTGTGGATAACATTTCAACAGGAAGAATAGATGAAAGCTCCATGGAATTTCGCTCGATTCCTGCCGTTGGCCGGTCGCCTGCTGGCCCGTGGACGCCTGCCGACCCTATTGTTTGCCGTGGCCAGCAAAGGCGCCGCGCAAGGCAATCGTCTGGGCAAACTCAAGGATGACCTGCGCTTGCTGCAGTCGCTGTGCCTGGCCTACTGGCGTGGCGAGTACCGCGCGATCAGTGCCAAATCGCTGATTTCGGTGGTGGCGGGCCTGATGTATTTCCTCAGCCCGGTGGATGCCATTCCGGATTTCATTCCCATGTTCGGCATGCTCGATGACATCGCGGTCCTCGCCTGGCTGATGAAAACCCTCGATGACGAGCTCAACGCCTTCCGCCTGTGGCGCAAGCGTCAGCAACCCGAGAAGCTGGCGGTGGTTGAACGCCTCCCTGATACCCCTGAACAATTGCAGCTGCAAGGCCCGAAAAAGCCCTGACTGACCAAGACTGCCTACAGATAGATACCACTCGCGACCTTAGCCGCTGTTAGGATTACACTTCTAGGGAAAAGTGCCGACTCGCTAAGTGGTGTTGTCCTACGGGGTAGTCATGGATATTCAGATAATTGCACGCGATGGCGAACCCGAATACGCGGTTCTGCCGTGGGCTCAATATCAGGCTCTACTGAAAGCAGCAGGGATCAACGCAACACCGGCGCCGCAGCCAGCAGCGCCGCTCGCCGCCTCGCCGGAGCCGATTCTTCCGGCTCTGGATCAATTACGCAGTTTGCGCGAAGGGAAGGGCATCGCCATCGAGGCGCTGGCCCGCACGGTAGGCATCAGCCCGTCTTATCTGGCCATGATCGAAAGTGGTGAGCGTCAGCCCGACGCCGCGATTCGCCGCAGCCTGGCCTGGGAACTGACGGTGCCAGGTTGGAGGGATGAATCGTGAGCGTACGCATCAGCCGTCAACATTGGGACGGATTGCTGGGGGAACTGGATCAGGCGCGCCGTCAGCGCCATCTTCTGACTTATCGAGCTCTGCTCGAGCGTTTGCAACTGCCGACTCCGGCGATGCAGACGCTTACGGCTGCGCTTGAGCATCTGGCCGCACTGGATGCCAAAGCCGAACAGCCGTTGCGCAGTTCGCTGGTCATCAGTCAGGGCGCGAGTCGTTTGCCGCGTACCGGGTTCTTTGAATGTGTCGAGCGTCTGGGGCGCTTTTCCGGGCCGTCGGACGGCGTTGCAGCGGCGTCCTGGCATGCGTCCGAAGTGGTCCGCGTCTTCGAATACGAATACCCTGAATCGGCGGAGGCCTGAGTGTTTCTGCGCCTCAAGGCGCGAGCCGGTTACTGGCTGGCGCGCAGACTGTTTCATTGGTCGTGGTTCGTCCGCCAGCCGCGTGGCTGGCGCTGGCTCGAAGGCCGGTTTGCGCGCATGGCCAACCTCGGCGATGTCGGTGCGCAAAGCTTTTATGGGCACATTCTGACTTTTCGCGGCGTCGGGCTAGGCGCGCATGAAGAAGGCGTGCGTTTACTACGCCTGGCGGCGCTGGCTGGCGACGGCAAAGCGGCGTATCAAGTCGGCGTCATTTGCCTTGCAGGTACCCCGAGCAAGGCGTCGGATCCCGCTGAAGCCGCTCGTTGGTGGAGCATGGCCGCCAGGGCCGGGCATCCGTTGGCCGAGCTGAAGCTGCAACAGCTGAAGGCTGGTGATTCAACGTAGTAATTCCATATATGTCTTCTAAGTAAACGCGGCGTGAGGTTTTCCTCGCGCCGCGTTTACGTTTCTGCCTGCACGTTTTTCGCTTGAAGCTCGATTGCAGATTAGTCCTACATCCTTTGCCTACTCGCCTGACTTCTTTCCTTTCTGATCCCCCGCACAGTTCCCGCGACTAATTTCTTGCGCGAGGGACCGCTCATGCTTCAGCCCGTTTTTCAGCCCACCATGTTTGCTCGCGTGTGTTGATGGAAGCCATCGCGCGCATCGAGCAGGAACTCGACAGCTTTCCGCAAACCCTCAGCCTCTACCGCAAACAGCTTGATCACTGGCTGAGTCGCAGGGCCGATCAAGTCAGCGAGGCAGCAGACCTGCCGTCGCTGGT contains:
- a CDS encoding DUF1232 domain-containing protein, encoding MKAPWNFARFLPLAGRLLARGRLPTLLFAVASKGAAQGNRLGKLKDDLRLLQSLCLAYWRGEYRAISAKSLISVVAGLMYFLSPVDAIPDFIPMFGMLDDIAVLAWLMKTLDDELNAFRLWRKRQQPEKLAVVERLPDTPEQLQLQGPKKP
- a CDS encoding sel1 repeat family protein → MFLRLKARAGYWLARRLFHWSWFVRQPRGWRWLEGRFARMANLGDVGAQSFYGHILTFRGVGLGAHEEGVRLLRLAALAGDGKAAYQVGVICLAGTPSKASDPAEAARWWSMAARAGHPLAELKLQQLKAGDST
- a CDS encoding FKBP-type peptidyl-prolyl cis-trans isomerase, producing MKQHRLAAAVALVSLVLAGCDSQTSVELKTPAQKASYGIGLNMGKSLAQEGMDDLDSKAVAQGIEDAVGKKEQKLKDEELVEAFASLQKRAEERMAKMSEESAAAGKKFLEENGKKAGVTTTASGLQYEVVKKADGPQPKPTDVVTVHYTGKLTNGTVFDSSVERGSPIDLPVSGVIPGWVEGLQLMHVGEKYKLYIPSDLAYGAQSPSPAIPANSVLVFDLELLAIKDPAKEDAAAK
- a CDS encoding helix-turn-helix domain-containing protein; amino-acid sequence: MDIQIIARDGEPEYAVLPWAQYQALLKAAGINATPAPQPAAPLAASPEPILPALDQLRSLREGKGIAIEALARTVGISPSYLAMIESGERQPDAAIRRSLAWELTVPGWRDES